In the Candidatus Eremiobacteraceae bacterium genome, one interval contains:
- the atpE gene encoding ATP synthase F0 subunit C yields the protein MENTILVATVIMAFALMVGFAAFGSAIGDGIIGSKAVESIARQPEARGNIFFFYFLGFGILEAFPIIAIALAFFLVIGGGGFGVFSQLKPLLAAH from the coding sequence ATGGAAAACACTATTCTGGTCGCCACGGTCATCATGGCGTTCGCCCTGATGGTCGGCTTCGCGGCGTTCGGTTCCGCGATCGGCGACGGCATCATCGGGAGCAAGGCCGTCGAATCCATCGCGCGCCAGCCCGAAGCCCGCGGAAATATCTTCTTCTTTTATTTCCTCGGCTTCGGCATCCTGGAGGCGTTCCCGATCATCGCGATCGCGCTCGCCTTCTTCTTGGTCATCGGCGGCGGCGGCTTCGGCGTGTTCTCGCAGCTCAAGCCACTGCTGGCGGCGCACTAG
- a CDS encoding Mpo1-like protein produces the protein MVDRYFAEYASYHTDRRNLICHEIGIPLIVWALFSLLELVKIGPIDLGMVVGVLIIAFYLRLDVRLALVALVAFAALYVAGRYTPWPVAVGAFVVGWIFQFVGHGYEGKKPAFLNNLVHLLVGPLWICSLAMPPRARRYQP, from the coding sequence ATGGTCGATCGCTACTTCGCAGAATACGCGTCGTATCACACGGACCGGCGCAATCTCATCTGCCACGAGATCGGCATCCCGCTCATCGTCTGGGCGCTGTTCTCGCTGCTCGAACTGGTCAAGATCGGCCCGATCGACCTCGGCATGGTCGTCGGTGTGCTGATCATCGCGTTTTATCTGCGTCTGGACGTGCGCCTCGCGCTCGTCGCGCTGGTCGCCTTCGCGGCGCTCTACGTCGCCGGACGCTACACGCCCTGGCCGGTCGCCGTCGGCGCGTTCGTCGTCGGCTGGATCTTCCAGTTCGTCGGCCACGGGTACGAAGGCAAGAAACCGGCATTCCTCAACAACCTGGTCCACCTGCTCGTAGGTCCGCTGTGGATCTGCTCGTTGGCGATGCCGCCTCGCGCGCGCAGGTACCAGCCGTGA
- a CDS encoding cytidine/deoxycytidylate deaminase family protein, whose product MKETLPHIPEPTTHDRPSWDEYFMAITRAVATRATCSRRSVGAVIVKDKRILATGYNGAPIGMRHCDHTNGGDMRDGHCARSTHAEQNALVQAARYGTSIAGGTIYCTDHPCLTCAKLLINAGITRVVYEAAYPDDLAAALLNEAGTRLDRLATRTR is encoded by the coding sequence GTGAAAGAGACGCTGCCGCACATCCCCGAGCCGACCACCCACGACCGCCCGTCCTGGGACGAGTATTTCATGGCGATCACGCGCGCGGTGGCGACGCGGGCGACCTGCTCGCGGCGCAGCGTCGGCGCGGTGATCGTCAAAGACAAACGCATCCTCGCCACCGGCTATAACGGCGCGCCGATCGGCATGCGCCACTGCGATCATACGAACGGCGGCGACATGCGCGACGGCCATTGCGCGCGCTCGACGCACGCGGAGCAGAATGCGCTGGTGCAAGCCGCCCGCTATGGCACGTCGATCGCCGGCGGCACGATCTACTGCACCGATCACCCGTGTCTGACGTGCGCGAAGCTGCTCATCAATGCCGGCATCACGCGCGTCGTGTACGAAGCCGCCTATCCCGACGATCTGGCTGCCGCGCTCCTGAACGAGGCCGGCACGCGCCTCGACCGGCTCGCGACGCGGACGCGATGA
- a CDS encoding TIM barrel protein produces MRLALSSRSFALALDDKRLTQLEWIDLCGAEPALDGVDMSIEHFPRRDDDYLAQLKKLCVDRRLTIAGVNTALALGAGEFDPQVDEMKAVLDAAATLGAPLVRFSCGAAAGSPGVAWRELIRALKYSSDHAKRRNVTLAVTPRDNTLIADEADIKRAFKECDSAWLRPAVPATVSWESHAGDAVIMTAGPSGDDLAAALRFRGFVSLEDEGGSLDALRLRRWAQSFYAPQ; encoded by the coding sequence ATGAGACTAGCGCTCAGCTCCCGCAGTTTTGCACTTGCTTTGGACGACAAGCGCCTCACGCAGCTCGAGTGGATCGACCTGTGCGGCGCCGAGCCGGCGCTCGATGGCGTCGACATGAGCATCGAGCACTTCCCGCGCCGCGATGACGACTATCTCGCGCAGCTCAAGAAACTGTGCGTCGACCGGCGCTTGACGATCGCCGGCGTGAACACCGCGCTTGCGCTCGGCGCGGGCGAGTTCGATCCGCAGGTCGATGAGATGAAAGCGGTTTTGGACGCCGCGGCAACGCTTGGCGCGCCGTTGGTGCGCTTCTCGTGCGGCGCGGCGGCGGGTTCGCCAGGCGTCGCGTGGCGCGAACTGATCCGAGCGTTGAAATATTCGAGCGATCACGCCAAGCGCCGCAACGTGACGCTGGCGGTGACGCCTCGCGACAATACCTTGATCGCCGACGAAGCCGACATCAAGCGGGCCTTCAAGGAGTGCGACTCGGCATGGCTGCGACCAGCCGTGCCTGCGACGGTGTCCTGGGAGAGCCACGCCGGCGATGCGGTGATCATGACGGCGGGGCCGAGCGGCGATGATCTCGCCGCTGCGCTGCGCTTCCGCGGCTTCGTCAGCTTAGAAGATGAAGGCGGCTCGCTGGACGCGCTGCGTCTGCGCCGCTGGGCGCAAAGCTTCTACGCCCCCCAATAA
- the atpB gene encoding F0F1 ATP synthase subunit A: MHETIGDHPLWHIPLPAPFNTVHSDTVLITWLAMAIVLVTLGLLARLHPVTQLSKRYTILELIVSALSNQVETILGKNGVPFVPFIISLFLFIFVMNEIGVIPFVGKSPTADLNTTAALALFAIGLVWGVGVYRKGLGYFGHLVIRPLGLGIPMLPIMIIDELARPVTLAMRLFGNIFAGEILLVVIAAVIAAHLGAISVLANGAPVLIYAFNIFIGFLQALVFTLLTIAYLITPTSDEQH, encoded by the coding sequence ATGCACGAGACGATCGGGGATCATCCTCTATGGCACATCCCCTTGCCGGCTCCTTTCAACACCGTGCACTCCGACACGGTGCTTATAACATGGCTCGCCATGGCGATCGTCCTCGTCACGCTCGGCCTCTTGGCGCGCTTGCATCCGGTCACGCAGCTCTCGAAACGCTACACGATACTTGAACTCATCGTCTCAGCGTTGAGCAATCAAGTCGAGACGATCCTCGGCAAGAACGGCGTGCCGTTCGTGCCTTTCATCATCTCGCTCTTCCTGTTCATCTTCGTGATGAACGAGATCGGCGTCATCCCATTCGTGGGCAAGTCGCCGACCGCTGACCTCAACACGACGGCCGCGCTCGCGCTCTTCGCGATTGGCTTGGTCTGGGGCGTCGGCGTCTACCGCAAAGGGCTCGGATATTTCGGGCATCTGGTCATCCGGCCGCTCGGTCTTGGGATTCCGATGCTGCCGATCATGATCATCGACGAGTTAGCACGCCCGGTCACCCTGGCGATGCGGCTGTTCGGCAATATCTTCGCGGGCGAGATCCTGCTGGTGGTGATCGCCGCGGTGATCGCCGCGCACCTCGGCGCTATATCGGTCTTGGCGAACGGCGCGCCCGTGCTCATCTACGCGTTCAACATCTTCATTGGATTCCTGCAGGCCCTGGTCTTCACGCTACTCACCATCGCCTACCTCATCACTCCGACCTCTGACGAGCAACACTAA
- the atpH gene encoding ATP synthase F1 subunit delta, with protein MLKDSIARRYSSALFSLASEAGAVDATVAELDAFVAALGEDPALAQFFESPVVDRSTKQQILEKTLSGASELVRNFVILLARKRRENLIRIIARQMHELLDRHAGVERATIDMPAPLPADELAALTRRLSDVYKRTIVPQVKVQPELLGGLIVQVGDRYVDASVSGKLEELRRHLLATTDTWPATSTNGKTGD; from the coding sequence GTGCTTAAGGACAGCATCGCGCGGCGCTACTCGAGCGCGCTGTTCTCGCTGGCGAGCGAAGCCGGCGCCGTCGACGCGACCGTGGCGGAGCTCGACGCCTTCGTCGCCGCCCTGGGCGAGGATCCGGCGCTGGCGCAGTTCTTCGAGTCGCCGGTCGTCGACCGATCCACCAAACAGCAGATCCTCGAGAAGACGCTGTCGGGCGCAAGCGAGCTCGTGCGCAATTTCGTGATCCTGCTCGCCCGCAAGCGCCGTGAGAACCTCATCCGCATCATCGCGAGGCAGATGCACGAGCTGCTCGACCGGCACGCAGGGGTCGAACGCGCGACGATCGACATGCCGGCGCCGCTGCCGGCGGACGAGTTGGCAGCGTTGACGCGCCGGCTCAGCGATGTCTACAAGCGGACGATCGTGCCGCAAGTGAAAGTGCAGCCAGAGCTGCTTGGCGGCCTCATCGTCCAAGTCGGCGATCGCTACGTCGACGCGAGCGTTTCCGGCAAGCTCGAAGAGCTTCGCCGCCATCTGCTCGCGACCACGGATACGTGGCCCGCCACCTCGACCAACGGAAAAACAGGGGATTGA
- the atpA gene encoding F0F1 ATP synthase subunit alpha has protein sequence MINADEIAGILKQQIKSAQTPVREDEVGTVIEVGDSIARVYGLSAAQAGELVQFPNGLFGIVFNLEEDNVGVVIMGSDNEIKEGDTVRRTKRIVSVPVGEGVIGRVVNPLGQPLDDKGPVNTTRTRPIETQAPNVVQRQGVHEPLQTGIKSIDGLIPIGKGQRELIIGDRQTGKTAIALDTIINQKGKDVICIYVAIGQKTSTVAQVYKILTDAGAMDYTTIVAANAADPASLRYIAPYAGCAMGQELMYAGKHVLIIYDDLSKHAQAYREISLVLRRPPGREAYPGDIFYLHSRLLERAAKLSDELGGGSMTALPVIETQQGDVSAYIPTNLISITDGQIYLDTNLFYQGIRPAVDVGLSVSRVGGNAQTKAMKAVAGQLRLELSQYRDLAAFSKLASDLDKATQAQLSRGEKVTETLKQPQFEPLDLDKQVIQIYVAVKDYLADIPTERVREFQKQFYEFLQTAHPDIPKFIADRKELTDDLRTKLDAAIVEFKQRFKAAS, from the coding sequence ATGATCAACGCCGACGAAATCGCCGGAATACTCAAGCAGCAGATCAAGAGCGCGCAGACACCGGTGCGCGAAGACGAGGTCGGAACCGTCATCGAGGTGGGCGATTCGATCGCGCGCGTCTATGGGCTGAGCGCCGCCCAGGCGGGCGAGCTGGTGCAGTTCCCCAACGGGCTGTTCGGGATCGTCTTCAACTTGGAAGAAGACAACGTCGGCGTCGTGATCATGGGCTCGGACAACGAGATCAAAGAAGGCGATACCGTGCGCCGCACCAAGCGCATCGTATCGGTGCCGGTGGGCGAAGGCGTCATCGGCCGCGTGGTCAATCCGCTCGGCCAGCCGCTCGACGACAAGGGACCCGTCAACACGACGCGCACCCGCCCGATCGAGACGCAAGCGCCCAACGTCGTGCAGCGCCAAGGCGTGCACGAGCCGCTGCAGACGGGCATCAAGTCCATAGACGGCCTCATCCCGATCGGCAAGGGGCAGCGCGAGCTCATCATCGGCGACCGCCAGACGGGCAAGACCGCAATCGCGCTCGATACGATCATCAACCAAAAGGGCAAAGACGTCATCTGCATCTATGTCGCCATCGGCCAGAAGACGTCGACGGTCGCGCAGGTCTACAAGATCCTCACCGACGCGGGCGCCATGGATTACACGACGATCGTCGCGGCCAATGCCGCGGATCCCGCCAGCCTGCGCTACATCGCGCCGTACGCCGGCTGCGCCATGGGCCAAGAGCTCATGTACGCCGGCAAGCACGTGCTCATCATCTACGACGATCTCTCCAAGCATGCGCAGGCCTATCGCGAGATCTCGCTGGTGCTGCGCCGCCCGCCGGGCCGCGAGGCGTATCCGGGCGATATCTTCTACCTGCACTCGCGCCTGCTCGAGCGCGCGGCCAAGCTCTCCGACGAGCTGGGCGGCGGTTCCATGACCGCGCTCCCCGTCATCGAGACGCAGCAAGGCGACGTGTCGGCGTACATCCCGACCAATCTGATCTCGATCACCGACGGTCAGATCTATCTCGACACCAACCTCTTCTACCAGGGCATCCGCCCGGCGGTCGACGTCGGCCTGTCCGTATCGCGCGTCGGCGGCAACGCGCAGACCAAGGCGATGAAAGCGGTGGCCGGCCAGCTACGCCTGGAGCTGTCGCAATACCGCGACCTCGCGGCGTTCTCGAAGCTCGCGTCCGACCTCGACAAGGCGACGCAAGCCCAGCTCTCGCGCGGCGAGAAGGTCACGGAGACGCTCAAACAGCCGCAGTTCGAGCCGCTCGATCTCGACAAACAGGTCATCCAGATCTACGTCGCGGTCAAAGACTACCTGGCGGACATCCCGACCGAGCGCGTGCGCGAGTTCCAAAAGCAGTTCTACGAGTTCTTGCAGACGGCGCATCCGGACATCCCGAAATTCATCGCCGACCGCAAAGAGCTGACGGACGATCTGCGCACGAAACTCGACGCTGCGATCGTCGAGTTCAAGCAGCGCTTCAAGGCGGCATCATAG
- the wecB gene encoding UDP-N-acetylglucosamine 2-epimerase (non-hydrolyzing), whose product MCPLRVAVVFGTRPDAVKMAPVMLELARDARFECVPIATGQHREMMDDVLALFGIAPEHDLEVMTEGQSLTDVTTRVLERLGPVLGDVRPDTVLVHGDTTTSTAAALASYYKKIPVGHVEAGLRTDTIYEPFPEEMNRRLTGVLATHHFAPTPTARENLLREGKDPHSIVVTGNTVIDALLWMHGRTTAGDAPAVATQRMIFVEAHRRENLGEPLEAICRALRSVVKRHEDVSVLWPVHQNPEVVETVRRILDGQPRVHLVPPMSYRSLVGAIGRCTLVATDSGGLQEEAPCLGKPVLVLRRVTERPEGVAAGTLRLIGTQEAAVAAALDELLDDPAAYAHMAHAANPYGDGQAARRIADALWAFHRNGALPDEFDPSRPPTLPSAAR is encoded by the coding sequence ATGTGTCCGCTGCGGGTAGCCGTCGTCTTCGGCACGCGACCCGACGCCGTGAAGATGGCGCCGGTGATGCTCGAACTCGCGCGCGACGCGCGCTTCGAGTGCGTCCCCATCGCGACCGGGCAGCACCGCGAGATGATGGACGACGTGCTCGCGCTGTTCGGCATCGCGCCCGAACACGATCTCGAGGTGATGACCGAGGGCCAGTCGCTCACCGACGTGACGACGCGAGTCCTCGAGCGCCTTGGGCCCGTGCTGGGGGACGTGCGCCCCGATACGGTGCTCGTCCACGGCGACACCACCACCTCGACCGCCGCGGCGCTCGCTTCCTATTATAAGAAGATCCCAGTCGGCCACGTCGAGGCGGGCCTGCGCACCGACACCATTTACGAGCCGTTCCCCGAGGAGATGAACCGGCGCCTCACCGGGGTGCTCGCGACCCACCATTTCGCGCCCACGCCGACGGCGCGCGAGAACCTGCTGCGCGAAGGCAAGGATCCGCACAGCATCGTGGTCACCGGCAACACCGTGATCGACGCCCTCCTGTGGATGCACGGACGCACGACGGCAGGCGATGCGCCTGCCGTCGCCACGCAGCGGATGATCTTCGTCGAAGCGCACCGACGCGAGAACCTCGGCGAACCGCTCGAAGCGATCTGCCGCGCACTGCGCTCGGTGGTGAAGCGCCACGAAGACGTGTCGGTACTCTGGCCGGTGCACCAGAACCCGGAGGTCGTCGAAACGGTGCGGCGCATCTTGGACGGTCAGCCGCGCGTGCACCTCGTCCCGCCGATGAGCTATCGCAGCTTGGTCGGCGCGATCGGACGCTGCACGCTCGTGGCGACCGACTCGGGCGGACTGCAAGAAGAAGCGCCATGTCTTGGCAAGCCGGTGCTCGTGCTGCGCCGCGTCACCGAACGGCCCGAAGGCGTGGCAGCCGGCACGCTGAGGCTGATCGGCACGCAGGAAGCGGCGGTCGCCGCCGCGCTCGACGAATTGCTCGACGATCCCGCGGCGTATGCGCACATGGCGCATGCCGCCAATCCATACGGCGACGGCCAAGCCGCGCGGCGCATCGCGGACGCGCTCTGGGCGTTTCACCGCAACGGCGCACTGCCTGACGAGTTCGATCCGTCACGCCCGCCGACGCTGCCGTCCGCCGCGCGGTGA
- a CDS encoding dipeptide epimerase: protein MKEGRPRLELEPLDLRLRHRFTIARGSEDVSRTLIVRLLAHGIEALGEVTPSERYGESVELIESQLRALALRDEDLLDVHAALARVPAGERGAMCALDLALHDYAGKLLGMPAYALFGLDPAQAKATSFTIGIANIDETLAKVREAAHLPILKVKLGAGREIETLEAIRGIFRGTIRIDANEGWTPEQAVACLRELERFDLEFCEQPVPAGHPAQLRYVRERSPIPIFTDEDSVSAGDLPRLQGCVDGINVKLVKCGGMRAAAHMIRDARERGMKVMIGCMIESSVLSTAAAHLTPLADYADIDGPLLIVDDPFEGVTYDGAQLRLPDAPGLGVRARATA from the coding sequence ATGAAGGAAGGCCGGCCCCGGCTTGAGCTCGAGCCGCTCGACCTTCGATTGCGCCATCGCTTCACCATCGCGCGCGGATCGGAAGACGTCTCGCGCACGCTGATCGTGCGCCTGCTCGCGCATGGCATCGAGGCGCTGGGCGAGGTGACGCCGTCGGAACGTTACGGCGAGAGCGTCGAGCTCATCGAGAGCCAGCTGCGCGCGCTCGCGCTGCGCGACGAGGATCTGCTCGACGTCCACGCGGCGCTCGCGCGCGTGCCGGCCGGGGAACGCGGCGCGATGTGCGCGCTCGATCTCGCGCTGCACGACTACGCCGGCAAACTCCTCGGCATGCCGGCCTACGCGCTCTTCGGACTCGATCCGGCGCAGGCCAAGGCGACGTCGTTCACCATCGGCATCGCAAATATAGACGAGACGCTCGCCAAGGTGCGCGAGGCAGCACATCTGCCGATCCTCAAGGTCAAACTAGGCGCGGGCCGCGAGATCGAGACGCTCGAAGCGATCCGCGGTATCTTCCGCGGCACGATCCGCATCGACGCGAACGAGGGCTGGACCCCCGAGCAGGCGGTCGCATGCCTGCGCGAGCTTGAGCGCTTCGATCTTGAGTTCTGCGAGCAGCCGGTGCCAGCCGGACATCCTGCGCAGCTGCGCTACGTGCGCGAGCGCTCGCCGATCCCGATCTTCACCGACGAAGACTCCGTGAGCGCCGGCGACCTTCCGCGGCTGCAGGGCTGCGTCGATGGCATCAACGTCAAGCTGGTCAAGTGCGGCGGCATGCGCGCCGCGGCGCACATGATCCGCGACGCGCGCGAGCGCGGCATGAAGGTCATGATCGGCTGCATGATCGAGTCGTCGGTGCTTTCGACCGCCGCCGCGCATCTCACCCCGCTCGCCGACTACGCGGACATCGACGGTCCGCTGCTCATCGTCGACGACCCGTTCGAAGGCGTGACCTACGACGGCGCGCAGCTGCGCCTGCCTGACGCGCCTGGGCTGGGGGTCCGCGCCCGCGCGACGGCGTAG
- a CDS encoding AtpZ/AtpI family protein — translation MKDQTPLSVSALGAIGFSLIANVIAGGLLGFAAYKYLHWGWAVPVGILVGFVSGFFSMFRQLAALK, via the coding sequence GTGAAGGACCAGACGCCGCTTTCGGTCTCTGCGCTCGGCGCGATCGGGTTCTCGCTGATCGCCAACGTCATCGCCGGCGGGCTGCTTGGTTTTGCCGCCTACAAGTATCTGCACTGGGGATGGGCGGTGCCGGTCGGGATCCTGGTCGGATTCGTGTCCGGCTTTTTCTCGATGTTCCGTCAGCTCGCCGCGCTCAAGTGA
- a CDS encoding MraY family glycosyltransferase, with amino-acid sequence MTALAALVTLAAPIRFSINIYALCAVTFVLAFAACALVTPLVIRAAIKLGHFDEPDGDRRIHTEPTPRLGGIAIYLGFTLALFVTLNVALSNNSVIARYLDTPDLAKIIGLLFGGTLMMGVGLWDDVMGMRARNKFIAQFAVALVAVLFYGFTIYHLRLPHFGLVELGWFGIPFSLFWYLGMVNAINFLDGLDGLVAGYTTIACVALTVISLLKGQYLVAITTCALAGAAAGFLPFNYSPARIFMGDGGSLFIGFVLATVGVMGTEKQAVAISLVVPLLILALPILDTAKVIARRLHKGAPLSGADREHVHHQLLDLGLSQRQAVLLIYAVCGILGVVAIVLSLPKGPHIF; translated from the coding sequence ATGACGGCGCTCGCGGCTCTCGTGACGCTGGCGGCGCCGATCCGCTTCAGCATCAACATCTACGCGCTGTGCGCGGTGACGTTCGTGCTCGCGTTCGCGGCGTGCGCGCTGGTGACGCCGCTGGTGATCCGCGCGGCGATCAAGCTTGGGCACTTCGACGAGCCCGACGGCGACCGGCGCATCCACACCGAACCGACGCCGCGTCTCGGCGGCATCGCGATCTATCTCGGGTTCACGCTCGCGCTGTTCGTCACGCTCAACGTGGCGCTGTCCAACAACAGCGTCATCGCGCGCTACCTCGACACGCCGGATCTGGCCAAGATCATCGGTTTGCTGTTCGGCGGCACGCTGATGATGGGCGTCGGCCTGTGGGATGACGTGATGGGAATGCGCGCGCGCAACAAGTTCATCGCGCAGTTCGCGGTGGCGCTCGTCGCGGTGCTGTTCTACGGCTTCACCATCTACCATCTGCGCCTGCCGCACTTCGGTCTGGTCGAACTGGGCTGGTTCGGGATCCCGTTCTCGCTCTTCTGGTACCTCGGAATGGTCAATGCGATCAACTTCCTCGATGGGCTCGATGGCCTGGTCGCCGGGTACACCACCATCGCGTGCGTCGCGCTCACCGTCATCTCGCTGCTCAAAGGGCAGTATCTGGTGGCGATCACGACGTGCGCCCTCGCCGGCGCCGCGGCCGGCTTCTTGCCGTTCAACTACAGTCCGGCACGCATCTTCATGGGCGACGGCGGGTCGCTGTTCATCGGCTTCGTGCTCGCCACGGTCGGCGTGATGGGAACCGAGAAACAAGCGGTCGCGATCTCGCTCGTCGTGCCGCTGCTCATCCTGGCGCTGCCGATCCTCGACACCGCCAAAGTCATCGCGCGCCGCCTCCACAAGGGCGCTCCGCTTTCGGGCGCGGACCGCGAACACGTGCACCACCAGCTGCTCGATCTAGGCCTGTCGCAGCGCCAGGCGGTGTTGCTGATCTACGCCGTGTGCGGCATCCTAGGCGTGGTCGCCATCGTGCTCTCGCTGCCCAAAGGACCGCACATCTTTTGA
- the glyA gene encoding serine hydroxymethyltransferase, whose protein sequence is MNARLLEHAVLATQDPEIYDAILKEEERQRKNLELIASENYVSAAVREAAASVMTNKYAEGYPGKRYYGGCEFVDLAETLAIERLKKLFGVEYANVQPHSGAQANMAVYFAAVKPGDTVMGAALDHGGHLTHGSKVNFSGKLYNSVGYTVSRETEQFDYDEIRALAKEHQPKLIVTGWSAYSRIPDWKAFADIAHEVGAVLMADIAHVAGLVATGIHPTPVGHADFVTTTTHKTLRGPRGGAVMCDAERGKAIAKNVFPGIQGGPLMHIIAAKAVAFREALRPEFGAYARQVVGNAKALAAALQTHGLRIVTGGTDNHLMLVDVSVRGLTGKDVEVYLDEIGITVNKNTIPFDKNPPTVASGVRIGTPAITTRGMREDQMVEIAAIIGAAMDDIGPRARVGQLRDRVYELTAQFDVP, encoded by the coding sequence GTGAACGCGCGCCTGCTCGAGCACGCCGTGCTCGCGACGCAAGACCCCGAGATCTACGACGCGATCCTCAAAGAAGAAGAGCGCCAGCGCAAGAACCTGGAGCTGATCGCCTCGGAGAATTACGTCAGCGCGGCCGTGCGCGAAGCCGCGGCCAGCGTCATGACCAACAAGTACGCAGAGGGCTACCCCGGCAAGCGTTACTACGGCGGCTGCGAATTCGTCGACCTGGCCGAGACGCTGGCGATCGAGCGGCTCAAGAAGCTGTTCGGCGTCGAGTACGCCAACGTGCAGCCGCATTCGGGCGCGCAGGCGAACATGGCGGTCTATTTCGCCGCCGTCAAACCGGGCGACACGGTGATGGGCGCCGCGCTCGATCACGGCGGCCATCTGACGCATGGCAGCAAGGTCAACTTCAGCGGCAAGCTCTACAACTCGGTCGGCTATACGGTAAGCCGCGAGACCGAGCAGTTCGACTACGACGAGATCCGCGCGCTCGCCAAAGAGCATCAGCCCAAGCTGATCGTCACCGGTTGGAGCGCCTACTCGCGCATCCCGGATTGGAAGGCGTTCGCCGACATCGCGCACGAGGTCGGCGCGGTGCTCATGGCCGACATCGCGCACGTCGCCGGGTTGGTGGCAACCGGCATCCACCCGACGCCGGTCGGGCACGCCGATTTCGTCACGACGACGACGCACAAGACGCTGCGCGGCCCGCGCGGCGGCGCTGTGATGTGCGACGCGGAGCGCGGCAAGGCCATCGCTAAGAATGTCTTCCCGGGCATCCAGGGCGGCCCGCTCATGCACATCATCGCGGCCAAGGCGGTCGCGTTCCGGGAGGCGCTGCGCCCCGAGTTCGGCGCGTACGCGCGCCAGGTGGTGGGCAACGCGAAGGCGCTGGCGGCGGCGCTGCAGACGCACGGCTTGCGCATCGTGACCGGCGGGACCGACAACCACCTCATGCTCGTGGACGTGTCGGTGCGCGGGTTGACCGGCAAGGACGTCGAGGTCTATCTGGACGAGATCGGCATCACGGTCAACAAGAACACCATCCCGTTCGACAAGAATCCGCCCACCGTCGCCAGCGGCGTGCGCATCGGCACGCCGGCGATCACGACGCGCGGCATGAGAGAAGACCAAATGGTCGAGATCGCGGCGATCATCGGCGCGGCGATGGACGACATCGGCCCGCGGGCGCGCGTCGGTCAGCTGCGCGACCGGGTCTACGAGTTGACCGCGCAGTTCGACGTGCCGTAG
- the rpiB gene encoding ribose 5-phosphate isomerase B — protein MSTSDPRPRAAPMLLFVCSGNICRSPMAEAIAAHTARESGFDIRVASSGTMGLVDMPAEDTACQVIEELGLTLRRHRARQTTREHVREAALVVAATGSHRSWLRVHEPDAQHIVSFDELTGLGDVPDPYGRSLEEYRAVRDMLVAGMPRVLAELKARHAAGANDDQVRMNDSNAHVYRIAVGADHAGFLYKQKLAELLREWGHEVVDFGTYSTDPVDYPLIAFKVGEAVGSGEFERGVLVCGSSIGIAMAANKVRGARAAPVAEPYSAQLSREHNHANIICFAERLVGWEMIVECLRVWLQTEGEGGRHARRVAEIDEYDPDSKEHI, from the coding sequence ATGTCGACCTCCGATCCGCGCCCCCGCGCCGCACCGATGCTGCTGTTCGTCTGCAGCGGCAACATCTGCCGCAGCCCTATGGCTGAGGCCATCGCGGCACATACAGCGCGCGAGTCCGGCTTCGACATCCGCGTCGCGAGTTCGGGGACGATGGGCCTGGTCGACATGCCGGCCGAAGATACCGCCTGTCAGGTCATCGAAGAGCTGGGGTTGACGCTGCGCCGCCATCGCGCTCGCCAGACGACCCGCGAACACGTGCGCGAAGCCGCGCTGGTCGTCGCCGCCACCGGTTCACACCGCTCGTGGTTGCGCGTGCACGAGCCGGATGCCCAACACATCGTCAGCTTCGACGAGCTCACCGGATTGGGCGACGTGCCCGACCCATACGGTCGAAGCCTCGAAGAATATCGGGCGGTGCGCGACATGCTCGTGGCGGGCATGCCCCGCGTCTTGGCCGAGCTCAAGGCCAGGCATGCGGCAGGCGCGAACGATGACCAGGTCCGTATGAACGATTCGAATGCGCACGTCTACCGCATCGCCGTGGGCGCCGATCACGCGGGATTCCTGTACAAGCAGAAGCTCGCAGAACTGCTGCGCGAGTGGGGCCACGAAGTGGTGGATTTCGGCACCTACTCCACCGACCCAGTCGATTATCCGCTCATCGCGTTCAAGGTCGGCGAGGCCGTCGGCAGCGGCGAGTTCGAGCGCGGCGTCTTGGTGTGCGGCTCGAGCATCGGCATCGCGATGGCCGCCAACAAAGTACGCGGCGCGCGCGCCGCGCCGGTCGCCGAACCCTATTCCGCGCAGCTGTCGCGCGAGCACAATCACGCCAACATCATCTGCTTCGCGGAGCGATTGGTCGGCTGGGAGATGATCGTCGAGTGCCTGCGCGTGTGGCTGCAGACCGAGGGCGAAGGTGGCCGCCATGCGCGGCGTGTGGCTGAGATCGACGAATACGATCCAGACAGCAAGGAGCACATCTAG